A portion of the Nitrospira sp. genome contains these proteins:
- a CDS encoding glycosyltransferase family 4 protein has product MNIIIAESSTAVGGQELAVLLHAERLLKRGHRIRLVLEPRSPIMAMARERGLPVEPFVMRQWRLPLSILAFRALLKRERPEIVHVNSSRDSWIAALSSRLLDPRPKVIRTRHISAPLNNNVTTHLLYRRLFDMVIVTGSERNRQDLIHRDGLAPDRVASFPIGLDVEHFSPAKPQHDIRAELGIPGGHLLVGMISYLRDYKGHRYLVEAAAKVLKQHQGVAFLIVGEGPEEQNIRAQIDRLGLTADVRMLGFRDDLLDVFRSLNLFVIPTVEGDTIPQVLMQALAIGLPVVSTTTGSIPDVLADGESGFIVPPRDADALADRIGRLLIDSELRAAMGRRGRQTVVQSYSIDRMVDELERVYRRVIAS; this is encoded by the coding sequence GTGAACATCATCATTGCGGAATCCAGCACGGCGGTCGGCGGGCAGGAACTGGCCGTTCTGCTCCACGCGGAGCGCCTGTTGAAACGCGGCCATCGCATTCGATTGGTCCTGGAGCCGCGCAGCCCCATCATGGCCATGGCGAGAGAGCGAGGGCTTCCGGTGGAGCCGTTTGTGATGCGGCAATGGCGCCTGCCGCTGTCGATTCTGGCCTTTCGCGCGTTGCTCAAGCGGGAGCGTCCCGAGATCGTTCATGTCAACAGTTCGCGTGACAGCTGGATTGCGGCATTGTCGTCACGCTTGCTCGATCCGCGCCCCAAGGTCATTCGCACGCGGCATATTTCGGCGCCGCTCAATAACAATGTCACCACGCATTTGCTGTATCGGCGTCTCTTCGACATGGTCATCGTGACCGGGAGCGAACGGAACCGGCAGGACCTCATTCATCGAGACGGATTGGCGCCGGACCGTGTCGCTTCGTTTCCCATCGGCTTGGATGTGGAGCATTTTTCTCCGGCCAAACCTCAACACGATATCCGGGCCGAGCTGGGGATTCCCGGCGGGCATCTGTTGGTCGGGATGATTTCCTATCTGCGGGACTATAAAGGCCACCGGTATCTTGTGGAGGCGGCCGCCAAGGTGCTGAAGCAGCACCAGGGAGTGGCCTTCCTCATCGTGGGTGAAGGGCCGGAAGAGCAGAACATCCGCGCGCAGATCGACCGTCTCGGCTTGACGGCCGACGTGCGCATGTTGGGGTTTCGCGATGACCTCCTGGATGTGTTCCGGTCCTTGAATCTCTTTGTGATTCCCACGGTCGAAGGCGATACCATTCCTCAGGTGTTGATGCAGGCCCTGGCGATCGGACTTCCGGTTGTCTCGACGACCACCGGATCGATTCCCGATGTGCTGGCCGACGGGGAATCGGGGTTCATCGTCCCGCCGCGGGATGCCGATGCGTTGGCCGACCGGATCGGCCGCCTGCTGATCGATTCCGAACTTCGCGCCGCGATGGGGCGGCGGGGCCGCCAGACGGTGGTGCAGTCCTATTCGATCGACCGGATGGTGGATGAACTGGAGCGCGTCTATCGGCGGGTGATCGCATCATGA
- a CDS encoding sulfatase-like hydrolase/transferase, whose protein sequence is MMERWAEARASIRKSVLFWWILFVVMQMAERMFLLRDALEQEAPRLPLLLKTLIVGVRGDFITATFALVLAGVGAGGWAMLRHGWNGLRRATQSFLLTFRSALHVGCVLTGLLLFVLLCVDMGYYGFNRQHMDFVFLEYIGDLFAPAATPGATNVQAMQQTSAEIGAAGKWAARLALFLGIQVAAMGLWWWSFSLALVPALDRWRPGSGFQANTFLLVALVAGGAGFHHSGPYGIRIAPIGSMVYYTLAQNPILFAAEALRIAVVSRGSMEQRANAETMPYEVAVQTAQRLLGPGEAFVDQRYPLVRTMAASSDGVRLPGQANILLVFLEGLDRRYLEQKYGEVQGTPFLDRLKQDSVYFENFFSNGVQTSRGLFATLCSAFPRQGAAAMKTRYAHDYLCLPSLLQRQGYRTEMVIGQHRDLNRLQSFVARNGLQQLIDEGDFPKDAERMGLGIVDGALFDLCYERIKQRQAEGKPFFLTTLTLSTHHPFAAPQNHPEVRLLQEQVPDKYVGALRYTDHELERVFTRLVREGLLRNTVVVVLGDHGRHEPVGSSDIERKAGHFASPLLIWMDESLRTPSTYRPRTVSTIASQVDVAPTLLALNGILPALGAFAGRDLTCLLVRDCLPDQVAYLTSVYDNLVGLASPDGLLLYSFSTESFQEATLNFEALSEHESGRRRRLAARDLELMALYEVANVALDSNRLWSWREFGARL, encoded by the coding sequence ATGATGGAACGATGGGCGGAAGCTCGCGCCTCAATCCGAAAAAGCGTGCTGTTCTGGTGGATTCTCTTCGTCGTGATGCAAATGGCGGAGCGGATGTTTCTGCTGCGCGACGCGCTCGAGCAGGAAGCTCCCAGACTGCCGCTGCTGCTCAAAACCCTCATCGTCGGTGTGCGAGGCGACTTCATTACGGCGACCTTCGCGTTAGTGCTGGCCGGGGTCGGGGCCGGAGGGTGGGCCATGCTGCGGCACGGTTGGAACGGCCTGAGACGCGCGACGCAATCCTTCCTTCTGACGTTTCGGTCCGCGCTGCATGTCGGGTGTGTGCTGACCGGCTTGTTGTTGTTTGTCCTGCTGTGCGTGGATATGGGGTACTACGGGTTCAACCGGCAGCATATGGACTTCGTGTTCCTCGAATATATCGGCGACCTGTTTGCGCCTGCGGCGACACCGGGCGCCACCAATGTGCAGGCCATGCAGCAAACCAGCGCCGAAATAGGCGCGGCAGGTAAGTGGGCGGCACGGCTCGCGCTCTTTCTGGGCATCCAGGTTGCGGCCATGGGGCTGTGGTGGTGGAGTTTTTCTCTGGCCCTTGTGCCGGCGCTGGATCGCTGGCGGCCGGGCTCGGGGTTTCAGGCGAATACCTTCCTCCTTGTCGCACTGGTGGCCGGCGGAGCCGGGTTTCACCATTCCGGCCCCTACGGGATCCGGATCGCACCGATCGGAAGCATGGTCTATTACACCTTGGCGCAGAATCCGATCCTCTTTGCGGCCGAGGCCCTGCGAATCGCGGTGGTATCACGGGGGTCGATGGAACAGCGGGCAAATGCCGAGACGATGCCCTATGAGGTGGCCGTTCAGACGGCGCAGCGATTGCTCGGCCCCGGGGAAGCGTTCGTCGATCAACGGTATCCCCTGGTCAGAACCATGGCCGCTTCCTCGGACGGTGTTCGGTTGCCCGGGCAGGCGAACATCCTGTTGGTGTTTCTCGAAGGGCTGGATCGCCGGTATCTCGAACAGAAGTACGGCGAGGTTCAGGGGACACCGTTTTTGGATCGCCTGAAGCAGGACAGCGTCTATTTCGAGAACTTTTTCTCCAACGGCGTTCAAACGTCACGGGGACTGTTTGCGACCCTCTGCAGCGCGTTTCCGCGACAAGGGGCCGCTGCGATGAAAACGCGCTATGCCCACGATTACCTCTGTCTGCCGTCGTTGTTACAGCGTCAGGGTTACCGAACGGAGATGGTGATCGGGCAGCATCGGGACCTGAACCGGCTTCAGTCATTCGTCGCGCGCAATGGTTTGCAGCAGCTGATCGACGAGGGGGATTTTCCCAAAGACGCGGAACGGATGGGCCTCGGCATCGTGGACGGCGCCTTGTTCGACCTCTGTTACGAACGCATCAAGCAACGCCAGGCGGAGGGAAAGCCGTTTTTTCTGACGACCCTCACGTTGTCGACCCACCATCCCTTCGCGGCCCCGCAGAACCATCCCGAGGTGCGTCTGCTGCAGGAACAGGTGCCGGACAAGTATGTCGGCGCTCTCCGATATACGGATCACGAGTTGGAGCGGGTGTTCACCAGACTCGTTCGCGAGGGACTCTTGCGGAATACGGTCGTCGTCGTCCTGGGTGACCATGGCCGGCACGAGCCGGTGGGGAGTAGCGACATCGAGCGAAAGGCGGGTCATTTTGCCTCGCCGCTGTTGATCTGGATGGACGAGTCGCTGCGCACTCCATCCACCTATCGCCCGCGGACGGTATCGACCATTGCCAGCCAGGTCGATGTGGCTCCGACCCTGCTGGCGCTCAACGGCATACTGCCTGCCCTGGGGGCGTTTGCCGGACGTGACCTGACCTGTCTGTTGGTGCGGGATTGCCTGCCGGACCAGGTGGCCTATCTCACCAGTGTCTACGACAATCTGGTCGGCCTGGCCAGCCCGGACGGGCTGCTATTGTATTCGTTCTCGACCGAGTCGTTTCAGGAGGCCACGCTCAATTTCGAAGCGCTCTCCGAGCACGAGTCGGGCCGGCGACGTCGGCTTGCTGCTCGCGACCTGGAGTTGATGGCCCTCTACGAGGTCGCGAATGTCGCGCTCGATTCGAATCGCCTCTGGTCCTGGCGCGAGTTCGGGGCACGATTATGA